One window of the Natronomonas marina genome contains the following:
- a CDS encoding MMPL family transporter, with the protein MADLGERLRSVVVERSRETIAVMLVVSLLVGSGAAAVDDSASLQQFETDSEAAEAQAYVDENFGTDANTTGSQIIVEGDDVLSKEGLLATLVLQERLRANETVNATLGADPFDDIAGIVAETAVRLDRGEDIRADAEELEARAESLNESREKLEARGEKLQARADRLNESRDELEARGEKLQERADRLNESREKLEARGEKLQARADRLNESRDELRADAEELKADAEQLRADAEELEEKARSFEIPPSEAEERREKLEQRREELEQRREKLNESRDELEERGRQLQENKSQLEADAAALQERADRLNESRAELEADAAALQERADRLNESRDELEADAEALEAKGETLEARAEELRERRNALAELELNLSERRSQLASMNESEIDDVLATILGESDGGSGAYVFLPTDYEAGSNSTDARTLFVTHETKAPDEVEGQVSEEVIEAQLAMRAIVEDTFEDGNGSSAGGPRESRGAPAGVAAAQSGTPTATPTPGGTGADGGSAGDDPTAAIDDGVVFGGGLVSEEINRSMVDSLLIVLPMALLFVAVVLTIAYRDVLDILLGLVGTLTVLLLTFGFMGWTGIAFNQVMISVPVLLIGLGIDYAIHVFMRHRERRQEAEEESSRVAMDVALGGVGVALLWVTATAVIGFLSNLTSPIGPLRDFGIVNAFGILAALVVFTVFVPALKVELDSFLEARGFDRRKRAFGTDGGAFESFLDGGRRLAAASPWGVVLVALLLTSGGVYGAVQLDTSFDQDDFIAEEPPAWMDELPEPFAPGEYTAKSSMALVNDRFVRQDTKGRILIEGSVTRDDVLERVADAEAAAAEKDTVQRLPDGSADIESPLSVMESVAARNATFNESFVAADTDGDGVPDRNVEALYDGLFATAPDRAAAVVHRTDEGDYEAVQLIVSARGDASSGAVAEEMRAVAGGVEGDGLEATATGQLVVFSDVEEELFTTVVQSLVVTILAVFLFLMAGYRRVHESASLGFVTLVPIVLSVTWILGTMYLLGIPFNVMTGTITSLTVGLGIAYNIHMSERYVLERKRGRDLQEAISRSVTGTGGALLGSAATTVGGFGVLAFSILPPLQQFGIITGLTIVYAFLGSVFLLPSMLVIWTRAVRPGSTDRTVSYLDDEPRGPATPTAGSGGGGPLDGQWIAVYERLGLSETEAAVFVALQWLDGASPDAIAAVTDLETPAVEAALGRLDDYGLLAPGADGDDRRRPLSHEAAVEWLSAPDGASQATLDQFHRARNGAPAGAAGRGDHADDD; encoded by the coding sequence GTGGCCGACCTCGGTGAGCGACTGCGTTCGGTCGTCGTCGAGCGGAGTCGGGAGACCATAGCCGTCATGCTCGTGGTCTCGCTGCTGGTGGGGTCGGGGGCGGCAGCGGTCGACGACTCCGCCTCCCTCCAGCAGTTCGAGACCGACTCGGAGGCCGCCGAAGCGCAGGCGTACGTCGACGAGAACTTCGGCACCGATGCGAACACCACCGGCTCGCAGATAATCGTCGAGGGCGACGACGTCCTCTCGAAGGAGGGCCTGCTGGCGACGCTCGTGCTCCAGGAGCGCCTGCGTGCGAACGAGACGGTCAACGCGACGCTCGGCGCGGACCCCTTCGACGACATCGCGGGAATCGTCGCCGAGACCGCCGTCCGGCTCGACCGCGGCGAGGACATCCGGGCGGACGCCGAGGAACTCGAGGCTCGTGCCGAATCGCTCAACGAGAGCCGCGAGAAACTCGAAGCGCGCGGCGAGAAACTGCAAGCGCGTGCCGACCGCCTCAACGAGAGCCGCGACGAACTCGAAGCGCGCGGCGAGAAACTGCAAGAACGGGCCGACCGTCTCAACGAGAGCCGCGAGAAACTCGAAGCGCGCGGCGAGAAACTGCAAGCGCGTGCCGACCGCCTCAACGAGAGCCGCGACGAACTCCGAGCCGACGCCGAAGAGCTGAAAGCGGACGCCGAGCAGTTGCGAGCCGACGCCGAGGAGCTCGAAGAGAAGGCTCGCTCCTTCGAGATACCGCCCTCGGAGGCCGAAGAGCGCCGCGAGAAACTCGAACAGCGCCGCGAAGAGCTCGAACAGCGCCGCGAGAAGCTCAACGAGAGCCGCGACGAGCTCGAGGAACGCGGTCGGCAGCTGCAAGAGAACAAATCACAACTCGAAGCCGACGCCGCGGCCCTGCAGGAACGGGCCGACCGCCTCAACGAGAGCCGCGCCGAACTCGAAGCCGACGCCGCGGCCCTGCAGGAACGGGCCGACCGCCTCAACGAGAGCCGCGACGAGCTCGAAGCCGACGCCGAAGCACTCGAAGCGAAGGGCGAGACGCTCGAAGCCCGCGCCGAGGAACTACGGGAGCGCCGGAACGCGCTGGCGGAACTGGAGTTGAACCTCTCGGAGCGTCGCTCGCAACTGGCCTCGATGAACGAGTCGGAGATCGACGACGTTCTGGCGACGATACTCGGGGAGAGCGACGGCGGCAGCGGCGCGTACGTCTTCCTGCCGACCGACTACGAGGCGGGCTCGAACAGCACCGACGCGAGGACGCTGTTCGTCACCCACGAGACGAAGGCCCCCGACGAGGTCGAGGGGCAGGTCTCCGAGGAGGTCATCGAGGCCCAGCTTGCGATGCGGGCCATCGTCGAGGACACCTTCGAGGACGGGAACGGTTCGTCGGCGGGCGGTCCCCGAGAGAGTCGGGGTGCACCCGCCGGCGTCGCCGCCGCACAGAGCGGTACACCGACGGCGACGCCGACCCCCGGCGGAACCGGAGCCGACGGCGGCAGCGCCGGCGACGACCCCACCGCGGCAATCGACGACGGGGTAGTCTTCGGCGGGGGCCTCGTCTCCGAGGAGATCAACCGTTCGATGGTCGACAGCCTCCTCATCGTGCTGCCGATGGCGCTGCTGTTCGTCGCGGTCGTGTTGACGATCGCCTACCGGGACGTCCTCGACATCCTGCTGGGACTGGTCGGCACCCTGACGGTCCTGCTCTTGACGTTCGGGTTCATGGGCTGGACCGGCATCGCGTTCAATCAGGTGATGATCTCGGTCCCGGTGTTGCTGATCGGGCTGGGGATCGACTACGCGATACACGTCTTCATGCGCCACCGCGAGCGGCGACAGGAAGCGGAGGAGGAAAGCTCCCGAGTGGCGATGGACGTCGCCCTCGGGGGCGTCGGCGTCGCGCTCCTGTGGGTGACCGCGACGGCCGTCATCGGCTTCCTGTCGAACCTCACGAGCCCCATCGGCCCGCTCCGGGACTTCGGTATCGTCAACGCGTTCGGCATCCTCGCCGCGCTGGTCGTCTTCACGGTGTTCGTCCCGGCGCTGAAGGTCGAACTCGACTCGTTCCTCGAGGCCCGCGGCTTCGACCGACGGAAACGGGCGTTCGGGACCGACGGCGGCGCCTTCGAGTCGTTCCTCGACGGCGGCCGTCGGCTGGCCGCGGCGTCGCCGTGGGGGGTCGTCCTCGTCGCGCTGCTCTTGACCTCCGGCGGCGTCTACGGGGCCGTCCAGCTGGATACCTCCTTCGATCAGGACGACTTCATCGCCGAGGAACCGCCGGCGTGGATGGACGAACTCCCGGAACCGTTCGCGCCCGGCGAGTACACCGCGAAATCGAGCATGGCGCTCGTCAACGACCGGTTCGTCAGACAGGACACCAAGGGGCGGATACTGATCGAGGGCAGCGTGACCCGCGACGACGTCCTCGAACGCGTCGCGGACGCGGAGGCCGCCGCGGCCGAAAAGGACACCGTCCAGCGGCTGCCGGACGGATCGGCCGACATCGAGAGCCCGCTTTCGGTGATGGAGTCCGTCGCCGCCAGGAACGCGACGTTCAACGAGAGCTTCGTCGCCGCCGATACCGACGGCGACGGCGTCCCCGACCGGAACGTCGAGGCGCTGTACGACGGGCTGTTCGCCACGGCGCCGGACCGCGCCGCGGCGGTCGTCCACCGGACCGACGAGGGCGATTACGAGGCGGTCCAGCTGATCGTTTCCGCCCGCGGGGACGCCTCCTCCGGGGCGGTCGCCGAGGAGATGCGCGCCGTCGCCGGTGGTGTGGAGGGCGACGGCCTGGAGGCCACCGCGACCGGCCAACTGGTCGTCTTCAGCGACGTCGAAGAGGAGCTCTTCACGACGGTCGTCCAGAGCCTGGTCGTCACCATCCTCGCGGTGTTTCTCTTCCTCATGGCGGGCTATCGCCGCGTCCACGAGAGCGCCTCGCTCGGCTTCGTCACGCTCGTGCCCATCGTCCTCTCGGTGACGTGGATCCTCGGGACGATGTACCTCCTCGGCATCCCGTTCAACGTGATGACCGGCACGATAACGAGCCTCACCGTCGGTCTCGGCATCGCTTACAACATCCACATGAGCGAGCGGTACGTGCTGGAGCGCAAGCGCGGCCGCGACCTCCAGGAGGCCATCTCGCGGAGCGTCACCGGCACCGGCGGCGCACTCCTGGGGAGCGCGGCGACGACGGTCGGCGGGTTCGGCGTGCTCGCCTTCTCGATCCTGCCGCCGCTGCAGCAGTTCGGGATCATCACCGGGCTCACCATCGTCTACGCCTTCCTCGGGAGCGTGTTCCTGCTTCCGAGTATGCTCGTCATCTGGACGCGGGCGGTCCGGCCGGGGTCGACCGACCGGACGGTGTCGTACCTCGACGACGAACCGAGGGGTCCGGCGACGCCGACCGCCGGCAGCGGCGGCGGCGGCCCGCTGGACGGCCAGTGGATCGCGGTCTACGAGCGGCTGGGTCTCTCGGAGACCGAAGCCGCGGTGTTCGTCGCCCTCCAGTGGCTCGACGGCGCCTCGCCGGACGCCATCGCGGCCGTGACCGACCTCGAGACGCCGGCGGTCGAGGCCGCCCTCGGACGGCTGGACGACTACGGCCTGCTGGCGCCCGGTGCCGACGGCGACGACCGGCGTCGCCCGCTCTCACACGAGGCGGCCGTCGAGTGGCTCTCGGCGCCCGACGGCGCCAGCCAGGCGACCCTCGATCAGTTCCACCGTGCCCGGAACGGCGCGCCGGCCGGCGCCGCGGGCCGTGGCGACCACGCCGACGACGACTGA